In Bicyclus anynana chromosome 22, ilBicAnyn1.1, whole genome shotgun sequence, the following proteins share a genomic window:
- the LOC112052447 gene encoding larval cuticle protein A2B-like gives MKVFLAVALVVSSVSAGLLPAPVGYARPYGFAAPLAAPLAPVAVARPAFAVARPAIAPYAVAKVAPVEDYDPNPQYSYAYDIQDALTGDSKSQQESRSGDVVQGSYSLVEPDGTRRVVEYTADPHNGFNAVVHKEPLGAVVKAVAPVAAYH, from the exons gtCTTCTTAGCTGTCGCCCTCGTAGTATCCAGCGTATCAGCTGGGCTACTGCCAGCTCCAGTAGGCTACGCCAGGCCGTACGGCTTCGCTGCTCCTCTGGCAGCGCCACTGGCGCCCGTGGCAGTGGCACGACCGGCCTTTGCTGTCGCGAGGCCAGCGATCGCGCCATACGCCGTGGCCAAGGTTGCACCAGTCGAAGACTACGACCCCAACCCACAATATTCATACGCCTATGACATTCAGGATGCTCTAACtg gtGACTCAAAGAGCCAGCAAGAATCCCGTTCTGGAGACGTCGTCCAAGGCTCTTACTCACTAGTGGAGCCTGATGGTACCCGCCGTGTGGTGGAATACACGGCTGACCCTCACAACGGCTTCAATGCCGTCGTTCATAAGGAACCCCTGGGGGCAGTGGTCAAGGCTGTAGCCCCAGTGGCCGCCTACCACTAG